A window of Cetobacterium sp. ZOR0034 genomic DNA:
AGTATTGATAGAATTCGTAAGGTGATGTCTTTTCTGGATCTAACCATAAAGCACCTTTAGCTGTTTTACCCATCTTTTTTCCTTCACTATTTGTTAGTAAAGTACAAGTCATTGCATAACCTTGCTTTCTATCTTTCTTTCTTATTAAATCTACTCCTGCAATCATATTTGACCATTGGTCATCTCCACCTAATTGCATTGTACAACCATATTTTCTATTTAAAACTAAGAAGTCATATCCTTGCATTAACATATAATTAAACTCTAAGAAAGATAATCCTCCCTCTTCCATTCTAGACTTGAAACATTCCGCTGCTAACATTCTATTTACTGAGAATTGAGAACCTATATCTCTTATAAAATCGATGTAATTTAAACCTCTTAACCAATCAGCGTTATTCACTAGTAAGGCTTTATCATCAGAGAAATCTATAAACTTCTCCATTTGTTTCTTTATTGAAGCAACATTATGAGCTATTATCTCATCTGTCATCATTTGTCTCATATCAGTTCTTCCACTCGGATCTCCAATTTGAGCCGTTCCTTCACCTATTAGAGCTATCGGTCTATGACCATGTTGTTGCATATGAGACATAAACATCATAGCTATAAAATGTCCCACATGTAAACTATCCGCTGTTGGGTCAAACCCTATATAAAAAGTTACCTTCTCTTTTTCTAGTAACTCCTTCATCTCCTCTTCGTGAGTCATTTGTTTTACGTATCCACGATCTTTTAAAACTTCAAAAACATTTGACATAATTATCCTCCATAATCTAATTTTTACTCTATTGTAACATAAAGGCTTTTATTTTTAAAGGCCTAATAAAAAAGAGAGACACAAGGTCTCTCCTTATATAAATCAATTATTTTGTTGTGTTGTAGAATACTTCGATTCCTTTGTATTGAGCAACAGATCCTAACTCTTCTTGAATTCTTAATAATTGGTTGTATTTAGCCATTCTATCAGTTCTTGAAGTTGATCCAGTTTTGATTTGTCCTGCGTTTGTTGCAACAGCGATATCAGCTATTGTAGCATCTTCAGTTTCTCCAGATCTATGAGATATTACTGCAGTCATGTTAGCTCTCTTAGCCATCTCGATAGCATCTAAAGTCTCAGTTAAAGTTCCGATTTGGTTTAACTTGATTAAGATAGAGTTAGCTGATTTCATTTCGATTCCTCTTGCTAATCTCTCAGTGTTAGTTACGAATAAATCGTCTCCAACGATTTGAACTTTCTTTCCAACTTTAGCTGTTAATTGTTGGAATCCAGCCCAGTCATCTTCACCTAATCCATCTTCGATAGATTTGATTGGGTACTTTTCACATAATCCAGCGTACCACTCGATCATTTCTTCAGTTGTTCTTACAACTCCACCTTCTCTTTTGAAGTGGTATTCGAATGTTCCATCTTCTTTTTCAACACAGAATTCAGTTGCTGCAGCATCTAAAGCGAATGTAACATCAGTTCCTAACTCATATCCAGCAGCTTTAACAGCTTCACAAATGATATCTAAAGCTCCTTCAGTTCCGTTGATTTTAGCTGGTGCATATCCACCCTCGTTTCCAACGTTTGTTGAATCTCCATTAGCTTTTAATATTTTTCCTAAGTGGTGGAATATTTCACATCCCATTCTCATAGCTTCAGCAAAGTTTTTAGCTCCAACTGGTTGAACCATGAACTCTTGAACGTCTACTGCAGAATCAGCATGGCTTCCTCCGTTTAATATGTTCATCATAGGTAAAGGTAACTCTGTAGCGTTAACTCCTCCTAAATATTTGTATAATGGTTGTCCTAATGCTGCTGC
This region includes:
- the tyrS gene encoding tyrosine--tRNA ligase codes for the protein MSNVFEVLKDRGYVKQMTHEEEMKELLEKEKVTFYIGFDPTADSLHVGHFIAMMFMSHMQQHGHRPIALIGEGTAQIGDPSGRTDMRQMMTDEIIAHNVASIKKQMEKFIDFSDDKALLVNNADWLRGLNYIDFIRDIGSQFSVNRMLAAECFKSRMEEGGLSFLEFNYMLMQGYDFLVLNRKYGCTMQLGGDDQWSNMIAGVDLIRKKDRKQGYAMTCTLLTNSEGKKMGKTAKGALWLDPEKTSPYEFYQYWRNLPDADVAQPLALLTFLPMDEVRRLSALEGAEINEAKKVLAYEVTKIVHGEEEAEKAKQASEALFGQGGVDLSNVPTSEVTAEVVGMGVVDLMVELGLLKTKSEGRRLVQQNGLSINDEKVTDFAMEITADLFVDGAIMLKQGKKKYNRIVIK
- the eno gene encoding phosphopyruvate hydratase: MTRIVEVKGREILDSRGNPTVEVDVILECGAMGRAAVPSGASTGAYEAVELRDKDKSRYLGNGVLKAVNYVNTEIKELVIGMDATNQVAVDKAMIELDGTPNKARLGANAILGVSLAVAKAAAAALGQPLYKYLGGVNATELPLPMMNILNGGSHADSAVDVQEFMVQPVGAKNFAEAMRMGCEIFHHLGKILKANGDSTNVGNEGGYAPAKINGTEGALDIICEAVKAAGYELGTDVTFALDAAATEFCVEKEDGTFEYHFKREGGVVRTTEEMIEWYAGLCEKYPIKSIEDGLGEDDWAGFQQLTAKVGKKVQIVGDDLFVTNTERLARGIEMKSANSILIKLNQIGTLTETLDAIEMAKRANMTAVISHRSGETEDATIADIAVATNAGQIKTGSTSRTDRMAKYNQLLRIQEELGSVAQYKGIEVFYNTTK